A stretch of the Esox lucius isolate fEsoLuc1 chromosome 2, fEsoLuc1.pri, whole genome shotgun sequence genome encodes the following:
- the cenpn gene encoding centromere protein N: protein MDQSMKRTLQRLIRRIPFQLLKTTLSKWAHILEEDLLLLDFTQPKCLFTENLLSLCEGKGTTVKHITELEMIYIIENPNQVMWRAFQLLDAREDAPSIELTQFKEQFKAHLTELNSHVSIKIKKHTDEAVWIRIAWGDNFTKPNHLKPTYAVHHLQTPYVFVTGLTVKHKPLLNQALVLTTRYGSIKDASLSGRNLVAIRDLLMRQYQQVFPTKHPKPLQEKNHVPTNPNIEKEQIENTENRLQMACEAFGDGTLPQLQKAVYQLETKFRDNSNRTLTGSDEPFRGVVEFTSTNLLESLRHAVSSGIASTPVTPLLSSITQKGRNYFVVTDKGV, encoded by the exons ATGGATCAGTCAATGAAGCGTACATTACAACGTTTGATACGACGAATTCCATTTCAACTGCTTAAGACAACACTAAGCAAGTGGGCACATATTTTAGAAGAGGACCTGCTTTTGCTGGATTTCACACAACCAAAATGTCTATTCACGGAAAATCTGCTTTCTCTATGTGAG GGGAAGGGCACGACAGTGAAACACATCACAGAACTCGAAATGATAT ATATCATTGAGAATCCAAATCAGGTAATGTGGCGTGCTTTCCAGCTTCTTGATGCAAGGG AGGATGCACCATCCATTGAGCTGACACAGTTCAAGGAACAGTTTAAGGCCCACCTTACAGAGCTCAACAGCCAT GTGTCTATTAAAATAAAGAAGCACACAGATGAGGCCGTATGGATACGTATTGCCTGGGGGGACAACTTCACAAAGCCTAATCACCTCAAGCCCACATACGCAGTCCACCATCTCCAGACCCCTTATGTCTTTGTGACCGGCCTAACTGTGAAGCATAAGCCTCTTTTAAATCAG GCATTGGTTTTGACCACCAGGTATGGCTCTATTAAGGACGCTTCCCTCAGTGGAAGGAACCTCGTTGCCATCAGAGACCTATTGATGAGGCAATACCAACAG GTGTTCCCCACCAAACATCCAAAACCTCTTCAGGAAAAGAATCATGTCCCTACAA ACCCCAATATAGAGAAAGAACAGATTGAGAATACAGAGAACCGACTTCAGATGGCTTGTGAGGCTTTTGGTGATGGGACGCTTCCTCAGCTGCAAAAGGCTGTATACCAG CTGGAAACCAAGTTCAGAGATAACTCCAACAGGACATTGACAGGCAGTGATGAGCCCTTCAGAGGAGTTGTTGAGTTTACCAGCACCAACCTGTTGGAGTCACTCAGGCATGCTGTGTCTTCAG GTATTGCATCGACCCCAGTCACCCCTCTTCTCTCATCAATCACACAGAAAGGGAGAAACTATTTTGTTGTAACTGACAAAGGAGTATAA